A genomic region of Glycine max cultivar Williams 82 chromosome 15, Glycine_max_v4.0, whole genome shotgun sequence contains the following coding sequences:
- the LOC100817933 gene encoding myosin-12 isoform X2 translates to MINENGSQSILVSGESGAGKTETTKMLMRYLAFMGGRSATEGRTVEQQVLESNPVLEAFGNAKTVKNNNSSRFGKFVEIQFDKNGKISGAAIRTYLLERSRVCQVSDPERNYHCFYMLCAAPPEDVKKYKLGDPRQFHYLNQSNCYQVSNVDDAKEYLEIKNAMDIVGISQEEQDAIFRVVAAILHLGNIDFVKGKEVDSSKLKDDKSLFHLRTAAELFMCDAKALEDSLCERVIVTPDGNITKPLDPDAAALSRDALAKTVYSKLFDWLVDKINSSIGQDSNAVSIIGVLDIYGFESFKINSFEQLCINLTNEKLQQHFNQHVFKMEQEEYTKEEINWSYVEFVDNQDVLDLIEKKPGGIIALLDEACMFPKSTHETFAQKMYQTYKGHKRFSKPKLSRTNFTINHYAGDVTYQADYFLDKNKDYVVAEHQALLCASKCPFVANIFPPLPEETSKQSKFSSIGSQFKQQLQSLMETLNTTEPHYIRCVKPNTVLQPGIFENFNVLNQLRCGGVLEAIRISCAGYPTKRTFEEFLDRFGMLAPDVLDGSDEKKASMAICDKMGLKGYQMGKTKVFLRAGQMAELDARRAEVLAKAAKLIQRQIRTHLARKEFITLRKTTIHIQKIWRAKLARKLYEHMRREAASIRIQKHVRAHRARINYTTLQASAIVIQSGLRALAARNEYRYRRRTKASTKIQTQWRRAQALSDYKQQKKATVTLQCLWRAKVARKELRKLRMAARETGALKEAKDKLEKRVEELTWRIDIEKHMRTDLEEAKGQEIAKLQNALQEMKAQLDEAHAAIIHEREAAKIAIEQAPPVIKEVPVVDETKLELLTNKNEELETEVEELKKKIKEFEESYSEIENENQARLKEAEEAQLKATQLQETIERLELSLSNLESENQVLCQKALEEPKNEELFEEIKILKDQIANLQSENESLRSQAAAAALEQKVHPEKIEPDQEVAVVEKMQVKPRVIADNTTAQIKNLDNGNPTEEEWHARKEPRAPIFLLTKQRSLTDRQQESHDALLKCLTEDKRFEKNRPAVACIVYKSLLHWRSLEAEKTHIFDKITHAFRSSIESQEGIHDLAYWLSTTSTLLFYLQCTMKASNTTKAVSRNRNSPATLFGKMAQGLRSSSLGLGISSGYSGMVDKTNDQSKVEAKYPAILFKQHLTAYVEKIYGMIRDSLKKEISPFLNLCIQAPRSIRTRSIRGSSRNIHSNIVAKQQTLHMYWKGIVDKLDTALHILSDNYVPPIIARKIFSQVFSFMNVQLFNSLLLRRECCSFSNGEYLKAGLHELELWCLKATDQFAGSSWAELKHIRQAVGFLVLHQKTQKSLEEITNELCPVLSIPQIYRIGTMFWDDKYGAHGLSAEVISRMRVIMTEDSINIHNSSFLLEVDSSIPFLMEEMFQSMSDIRLSDMDVDPPPILRQRSDFQFLLQQMDSDSQ, encoded by the exons ATGATAAATGAAAATGGAAGTCAATCCATTTTGGTAAGTGGAGAGAGTGGAGCTGGTAAAACCGAGACAACAAAAATGCTCATGAGATATCTAGCATTCATGGGGGGTAGATCTGCTACAGAAGGAAGAACTGTAGAACAACAGGTTTTGGAG TCCAATCCAGTGTTGGAAGCATTTGGAAATGCCAAAACTGTCAAAAACAACAATTCAAG TCGTTttggtaaatttgttgaaattcaatttgacaAGAATGGGAAGATTTCTGGAGCTGCAATCCGTACATATCTCCTTGAAAGATCACGAGTTTGCCAGGTCTCTGACCCAGAGAGAAACTATCATTGCTTTTACATGCTTTGTGCAGCACCACCAGAG GATGTCAAGAAGTACAAGTTAGGGGATCCAAGGCAATTCCACTATCTTAATCAATCAAACTGTTATCAAGTGTCGAATGTGGATGATGCAAAAGAATACTTGGAGATAAAAAATGCAATGGATATTGTAGGCATTAGCCAAGAAGAGCAG GATGCGATCTTCCGTGTGGTAGCTGCAATCCTCCATCTTGGAAACATTGACTTTGTCAAAGGGAAAGAAGTTGATTCTTCCAAATTGAAAGATGATAAATCACTCTTCCACCTCCGAACAGCTGCAGAGTTATTCAT GTGTGATGCAAAAGCACTCGAAGACTCACTTTGCGAGCGTGTCATTGTAACTCCTGATGGTAACATTACCAAACCTCTAGATCCAGATGCAGCTGCTTTGAGCCGAGATGCCTTGGCAAAGACTGTCTACTCCAAATTGTTTGATTG GCTTGTGGACAAGATTAACAGTTCAATTGGTCAAGATTCTAATGCAGTAAGCATAATAGGAGTCCTTGACATTTATGGATTTGAAAGCTTCAAAATCAACAG TTTTGAGCAACTATGCATCAACCTAACGAATGAGAAGTTGCAACAACATTTTAATCAG CATGTATTCAAGATGGAGCAAGAAGAGTACACAAAGGAGGAAATCAATTGGAGCTATGTAGAATTTGTGGATAATCAGGATGTTCTCGATCTTATTGAGAAG AAACCAGGGGGAATTATTGCTCTTCTTGATGAAGCCTG CATGTTCCCCAAATCAACTCATGAGACTTTTGCACAAAAGATGTACCAGACATATAAAGGACACAAGCGCTTCAGCAAGCCAAAACTTTCCCGAACAAATTTCACGATTAACCATTATGCTGGAGAT GTTACATATCAAGCAGATTATTTTCTTGATAAAAACAAAGATTATGTTGTAGCAGAGCATCAAGCTCTTTTATGCGCTTCCAAGTGTCCATTTGTTGCTAATATCTTCCCTCCTTTACCAGAGGAGACATCAAAGCAATCAAAATTCTCTTCCATTGGTTCACAATTTAAG CAACAACTGCAATCTCTCATGGAGACACTGAACACAACAGAACCCCATTACATAAGATGTGTGAAACCAAATACAGTTCTGCAGCCAGGAATCTTTGAGAACTTCAATGTCTTGAACCAATTAAGATGTGGG GGAGTACTTGAGGCAATAAGGATTAGTTGTGCTGGATATCCAACAAAAAGGACATTTGAAGAATTTCTTGATCGCTTTGGAATGCTAGCTCCTGATGTCCTTGATGG CTCTGATGAGAAAAAGGCATCTATGGCCATCTGTGATAAGATGGGCTTAAAAGGCTATCAA ATGGGGAAAACAAAGGTATTTCTCCGAGCTGGTCAGATGGCTGAATTAGATGCACGAAGAGCAGAAGTCTTAGCTAAAGCAGCTAAACTCATACAGAGACAAATCCGAACACATTTAGCCAGAAAGGAGTTTATCACCCTGAGAAAGACCACGATTCATATCCAGAAGATTTGGAGAG CTAAACTTGCACGTAAACTCTATGAGCATATGAGGAGGGAAGCAGCTTCTATCAGGATACAGAAACATGTGCGTGCACACAGAGcaagaataaattatacaaCGTTACAAGCATCAGCTATAGTTATTCAATCAGGGTTGAGAGCATTAGCAGCACGAAATGAATATAGGTACAGAAGAAGAACAAAGGCTTCAACAAAAATTCAG ACACAATGGAGAAGAGCCCAAGCTCTTTCTGATTACAAACAGCAAAAGAAAGCAACTGTTACACTTCAATGTCTATGGAGAGCTAAAGTGGCAAGGAAAGAGCTCAGAAAGCTTCGGATG GCTGCAAGGGAAACTGGGGCACTTAAGGAAGCAAAGGACAAGTTGGAGAAACGTGTTGAGGAGCTTACATGGAGAATAGATATCGAAAAGCACATGAGG ACGGATCTTGAAGAAGCTAAAGGGCAAGAGATTGCAAAATTGCAAAATGCTTTACAAGAAATGAAAGCTCAGTTAGATGAAGCCCATGCTGCAATTATACATGAAAGAGAAGCAGCAAAAATAGCAATTGAACAAGCACCACCAGTAATTAAAGAGGTACCAGTTGTGGACGAAACCAAGCTAGAGTTACTGACAAATAAAAATGAGGAGTTGGAG ACTGAAGTAGAAGAGCTGAAAAAGAAGAttaaagagtttgaagaaagtTACtctgaaattgagaatgagaacCAAGCAAGGCTGAAAGAGGCAGAAGAAGCACAGCTTAAAGCAACACAACTTCAGGAGACTATTGAAAG ATTAGAATTGAGTTTGTCAAACCTTGAGTCCGAGAACCAGGTTCTATGCCAGAAGGCTTTGGAAGAACCAAAAAATGAAGAACTCTTTGAAGAGATCAAAAT CCTCAAGGATCAGATAGCAAATCTACAATCAGAGAATGAATCCCTACGGAGTCAGGCAGCGGCTGCTGCTTTAGAGCAGAAAGTTCATCCAGAAAAAATAGAACCAGACCAAGAAGTTGCTGTTGTAGAGAAGATGCAAGTGAAGCCAAGAGTTATTGCAGATAATACGACTGCACAAATCAAG AATTTGGATAATGGAAATCCAACAGAGGAAGAATGGCATGCAAGAAAA GAACCAAGAGCACCAATCTTCTTGCTTACTAAACAAAGATCACTCACTGATAGGCAGCAG GAAAGTCATGACGCACTGCTCAAGTGTCTCACTGAAGATAAGCGATTTGAGAAAAACAGACCAGCTGTTGCTTGTATTGTATATAAATCACTTCTGCATTGGAGATCCCTTGAAGCAGAAAAGACtcatatttttgataaaattacacATGCTTTCCGATCATCTATAGAG AGTCAAGAAGGAATCCATGATCTAGCCTACTGGCTTTCAACAACATCAACACTTCTGTTTTATCTACAATGCACAATGAAGGCCAGCAATACAACTAAGGCAGTCTCACGTAATCGAAACTCCCCCGCCACTTTGTTTGGAAAAATGGCACAA GGTTTACGTTCATCTTCACTGGGCTTGGGGATTTCAAGTGGCTATAGTGGAATGGTGGACAAGACAAATGATCAATCTAAAGTAGAAGCCAAGTACCCGGCTATTCTATTTAAGCAACATTTAACTGCATATGTTGAGAAGATATATGGAATGATCCGTGATAGTTTAAAGAAAGAGATTAGCCCCTTCTTAAATTTGTGTATACAG GCACCAAGATCCATAAGGACTAGATCAATAAGAGGGTCATCCAGAAACATCCATTCAAATATTGTTGCAAAACAACAGACATTGCATATGTACTGGAAAGGCATTGTGGACAAGTTAGATACTGCCTTGCATATATTGTCTGATAACTAT GTCCCTCCCATCATAGCAAGGAAGATATTTAGCCAGGTTTTCTCATTCATGAATGTCCAGCTCTTTAATAG TTTGTTGCTTCGTCGGGAGTGTTGTTCCTTTAGCAATGGAGAATATTTGAAGGCAGGTTTACATGAGTTGGAACTATGGTGTCTTAAAGCAACAGACCAG TTTGCTGGGTCATCTTGGGCTGAACTCAAACACATACGCCAAGCTGTGGGCTTTCTG GTTTTGCATCAAAAGACTCAAAAATCTTTGGAGGAGATCACAAATGAGCTCTGCCCG GTGTTAAGTATTCCACAAATATATCGTATAGGAACTATGTTCTGGGATGACAAGTACGGAGCACATGGATTATCTGCAGAA GTAATTAGCAGAATGAGAGTGATTATGACAGAAGACTCAATAAACATACACAACAGCTCATTCCTTCTAGAGGTGGATTCCAG CATACCATTCTTAATGGAGGAGATGTTCCAGTCCATGAGTGACATCCGCCTATCAGACATGGATGTGGATCCACCACCAATCCTCAGGCAAAGGTCTGACTTCCAATTCTTGTTACAACAAATGGATAGTGACTCTCAGTGA
- the LOC100817933 gene encoding myosin-12 isoform X1: MGTPVNIIVGSQVWVEDPEDAWIDGEVTQINGKNVTIITTNGKTVVAEISSIYPKDTEAPPAGVDDMTKLAYLHEPGVLHNLATRFSLNEIYTYTGNILIAVNPFRRLPHLYDIHMMEQYKGAAFGELSPHLFAVADTCYRAMINENGSQSILVSGESGAGKTETTKMLMRYLAFMGGRSATEGRTVEQQVLESNPVLEAFGNAKTVKNNNSSRFGKFVEIQFDKNGKISGAAIRTYLLERSRVCQVSDPERNYHCFYMLCAAPPEDVKKYKLGDPRQFHYLNQSNCYQVSNVDDAKEYLEIKNAMDIVGISQEEQDAIFRVVAAILHLGNIDFVKGKEVDSSKLKDDKSLFHLRTAAELFMCDAKALEDSLCERVIVTPDGNITKPLDPDAAALSRDALAKTVYSKLFDWLVDKINSSIGQDSNAVSIIGVLDIYGFESFKINSFEQLCINLTNEKLQQHFNQHVFKMEQEEYTKEEINWSYVEFVDNQDVLDLIEKKPGGIIALLDEACMFPKSTHETFAQKMYQTYKGHKRFSKPKLSRTNFTINHYAGDVTYQADYFLDKNKDYVVAEHQALLCASKCPFVANIFPPLPEETSKQSKFSSIGSQFKQQLQSLMETLNTTEPHYIRCVKPNTVLQPGIFENFNVLNQLRCGGVLEAIRISCAGYPTKRTFEEFLDRFGMLAPDVLDGSDEKKASMAICDKMGLKGYQMGKTKVFLRAGQMAELDARRAEVLAKAAKLIQRQIRTHLARKEFITLRKTTIHIQKIWRAKLARKLYEHMRREAASIRIQKHVRAHRARINYTTLQASAIVIQSGLRALAARNEYRYRRRTKASTKIQTQWRRAQALSDYKQQKKATVTLQCLWRAKVARKELRKLRMAARETGALKEAKDKLEKRVEELTWRIDIEKHMRTDLEEAKGQEIAKLQNALQEMKAQLDEAHAAIIHEREAAKIAIEQAPPVIKEVPVVDETKLELLTNKNEELETEVEELKKKIKEFEESYSEIENENQARLKEAEEAQLKATQLQETIERLELSLSNLESENQVLCQKALEEPKNEELFEEIKILKDQIANLQSENESLRSQAAAAALEQKVHPEKIEPDQEVAVVEKMQVKPRVIADNTTAQIKNLDNGNPTEEEWHARKEPRAPIFLLTKQRSLTDRQQESHDALLKCLTEDKRFEKNRPAVACIVYKSLLHWRSLEAEKTHIFDKITHAFRSSIESQEGIHDLAYWLSTTSTLLFYLQCTMKASNTTKAVSRNRNSPATLFGKMAQGLRSSSLGLGISSGYSGMVDKTNDQSKVEAKYPAILFKQHLTAYVEKIYGMIRDSLKKEISPFLNLCIQAPRSIRTRSIRGSSRNIHSNIVAKQQTLHMYWKGIVDKLDTALHILSDNYVPPIIARKIFSQVFSFMNVQLFNSLLLRRECCSFSNGEYLKAGLHELELWCLKATDQFAGSSWAELKHIRQAVGFLVLHQKTQKSLEEITNELCPVLSIPQIYRIGTMFWDDKYGAHGLSAEVISRMRVIMTEDSINIHNSSFLLEVDSSIPFLMEEMFQSMSDIRLSDMDVDPPPILRQRSDFQFLLQQMDSDSQ, encoded by the exons ATG GGAACACCTGTGAACATCATCGTTGGATCACAGGTTTGGGTTGAGGATCCTGAGGATGCATGGATTGATGGAGAGGTGACACAAATCAATGGCAAAAATGTCACCATCATTACCACAAATGGGAAAACT GTGGTGGCAGAAATTTCAAGCATATACCCCAAAGATACAGAGGCACCACCTGCAGGAGTTGATGACATGACCAAGCTAGCATACCTTCATGAGCCAGGAGTCCTGCATAACCTCGCAACTCGTTTTTCTCTCAATGAGATATAT aCATATACAGGGAATATCTTAATTGCAGTGAATCCTTTTCGAAGACTGCCACACCTGTATGACATCCATATGATGGAGCAGTACAAAGGTGCAGCATTTGGAGAGCTTAGTCCTCACCTTTTTGCTGTAGCTGACACATGTTACAG GGCAATGATAAATGAAAATGGAAGTCAATCCATTTTGGTAAGTGGAGAGAGTGGAGCTGGTAAAACCGAGACAACAAAAATGCTCATGAGATATCTAGCATTCATGGGGGGTAGATCTGCTACAGAAGGAAGAACTGTAGAACAACAGGTTTTGGAG TCCAATCCAGTGTTGGAAGCATTTGGAAATGCCAAAACTGTCAAAAACAACAATTCAAG TCGTTttggtaaatttgttgaaattcaatttgacaAGAATGGGAAGATTTCTGGAGCTGCAATCCGTACATATCTCCTTGAAAGATCACGAGTTTGCCAGGTCTCTGACCCAGAGAGAAACTATCATTGCTTTTACATGCTTTGTGCAGCACCACCAGAG GATGTCAAGAAGTACAAGTTAGGGGATCCAAGGCAATTCCACTATCTTAATCAATCAAACTGTTATCAAGTGTCGAATGTGGATGATGCAAAAGAATACTTGGAGATAAAAAATGCAATGGATATTGTAGGCATTAGCCAAGAAGAGCAG GATGCGATCTTCCGTGTGGTAGCTGCAATCCTCCATCTTGGAAACATTGACTTTGTCAAAGGGAAAGAAGTTGATTCTTCCAAATTGAAAGATGATAAATCACTCTTCCACCTCCGAACAGCTGCAGAGTTATTCAT GTGTGATGCAAAAGCACTCGAAGACTCACTTTGCGAGCGTGTCATTGTAACTCCTGATGGTAACATTACCAAACCTCTAGATCCAGATGCAGCTGCTTTGAGCCGAGATGCCTTGGCAAAGACTGTCTACTCCAAATTGTTTGATTG GCTTGTGGACAAGATTAACAGTTCAATTGGTCAAGATTCTAATGCAGTAAGCATAATAGGAGTCCTTGACATTTATGGATTTGAAAGCTTCAAAATCAACAG TTTTGAGCAACTATGCATCAACCTAACGAATGAGAAGTTGCAACAACATTTTAATCAG CATGTATTCAAGATGGAGCAAGAAGAGTACACAAAGGAGGAAATCAATTGGAGCTATGTAGAATTTGTGGATAATCAGGATGTTCTCGATCTTATTGAGAAG AAACCAGGGGGAATTATTGCTCTTCTTGATGAAGCCTG CATGTTCCCCAAATCAACTCATGAGACTTTTGCACAAAAGATGTACCAGACATATAAAGGACACAAGCGCTTCAGCAAGCCAAAACTTTCCCGAACAAATTTCACGATTAACCATTATGCTGGAGAT GTTACATATCAAGCAGATTATTTTCTTGATAAAAACAAAGATTATGTTGTAGCAGAGCATCAAGCTCTTTTATGCGCTTCCAAGTGTCCATTTGTTGCTAATATCTTCCCTCCTTTACCAGAGGAGACATCAAAGCAATCAAAATTCTCTTCCATTGGTTCACAATTTAAG CAACAACTGCAATCTCTCATGGAGACACTGAACACAACAGAACCCCATTACATAAGATGTGTGAAACCAAATACAGTTCTGCAGCCAGGAATCTTTGAGAACTTCAATGTCTTGAACCAATTAAGATGTGGG GGAGTACTTGAGGCAATAAGGATTAGTTGTGCTGGATATCCAACAAAAAGGACATTTGAAGAATTTCTTGATCGCTTTGGAATGCTAGCTCCTGATGTCCTTGATGG CTCTGATGAGAAAAAGGCATCTATGGCCATCTGTGATAAGATGGGCTTAAAAGGCTATCAA ATGGGGAAAACAAAGGTATTTCTCCGAGCTGGTCAGATGGCTGAATTAGATGCACGAAGAGCAGAAGTCTTAGCTAAAGCAGCTAAACTCATACAGAGACAAATCCGAACACATTTAGCCAGAAAGGAGTTTATCACCCTGAGAAAGACCACGATTCATATCCAGAAGATTTGGAGAG CTAAACTTGCACGTAAACTCTATGAGCATATGAGGAGGGAAGCAGCTTCTATCAGGATACAGAAACATGTGCGTGCACACAGAGcaagaataaattatacaaCGTTACAAGCATCAGCTATAGTTATTCAATCAGGGTTGAGAGCATTAGCAGCACGAAATGAATATAGGTACAGAAGAAGAACAAAGGCTTCAACAAAAATTCAG ACACAATGGAGAAGAGCCCAAGCTCTTTCTGATTACAAACAGCAAAAGAAAGCAACTGTTACACTTCAATGTCTATGGAGAGCTAAAGTGGCAAGGAAAGAGCTCAGAAAGCTTCGGATG GCTGCAAGGGAAACTGGGGCACTTAAGGAAGCAAAGGACAAGTTGGAGAAACGTGTTGAGGAGCTTACATGGAGAATAGATATCGAAAAGCACATGAGG ACGGATCTTGAAGAAGCTAAAGGGCAAGAGATTGCAAAATTGCAAAATGCTTTACAAGAAATGAAAGCTCAGTTAGATGAAGCCCATGCTGCAATTATACATGAAAGAGAAGCAGCAAAAATAGCAATTGAACAAGCACCACCAGTAATTAAAGAGGTACCAGTTGTGGACGAAACCAAGCTAGAGTTACTGACAAATAAAAATGAGGAGTTGGAG ACTGAAGTAGAAGAGCTGAAAAAGAAGAttaaagagtttgaagaaagtTACtctgaaattgagaatgagaacCAAGCAAGGCTGAAAGAGGCAGAAGAAGCACAGCTTAAAGCAACACAACTTCAGGAGACTATTGAAAG ATTAGAATTGAGTTTGTCAAACCTTGAGTCCGAGAACCAGGTTCTATGCCAGAAGGCTTTGGAAGAACCAAAAAATGAAGAACTCTTTGAAGAGATCAAAAT CCTCAAGGATCAGATAGCAAATCTACAATCAGAGAATGAATCCCTACGGAGTCAGGCAGCGGCTGCTGCTTTAGAGCAGAAAGTTCATCCAGAAAAAATAGAACCAGACCAAGAAGTTGCTGTTGTAGAGAAGATGCAAGTGAAGCCAAGAGTTATTGCAGATAATACGACTGCACAAATCAAG AATTTGGATAATGGAAATCCAACAGAGGAAGAATGGCATGCAAGAAAA GAACCAAGAGCACCAATCTTCTTGCTTACTAAACAAAGATCACTCACTGATAGGCAGCAG GAAAGTCATGACGCACTGCTCAAGTGTCTCACTGAAGATAAGCGATTTGAGAAAAACAGACCAGCTGTTGCTTGTATTGTATATAAATCACTTCTGCATTGGAGATCCCTTGAAGCAGAAAAGACtcatatttttgataaaattacacATGCTTTCCGATCATCTATAGAG AGTCAAGAAGGAATCCATGATCTAGCCTACTGGCTTTCAACAACATCAACACTTCTGTTTTATCTACAATGCACAATGAAGGCCAGCAATACAACTAAGGCAGTCTCACGTAATCGAAACTCCCCCGCCACTTTGTTTGGAAAAATGGCACAA GGTTTACGTTCATCTTCACTGGGCTTGGGGATTTCAAGTGGCTATAGTGGAATGGTGGACAAGACAAATGATCAATCTAAAGTAGAAGCCAAGTACCCGGCTATTCTATTTAAGCAACATTTAACTGCATATGTTGAGAAGATATATGGAATGATCCGTGATAGTTTAAAGAAAGAGATTAGCCCCTTCTTAAATTTGTGTATACAG GCACCAAGATCCATAAGGACTAGATCAATAAGAGGGTCATCCAGAAACATCCATTCAAATATTGTTGCAAAACAACAGACATTGCATATGTACTGGAAAGGCATTGTGGACAAGTTAGATACTGCCTTGCATATATTGTCTGATAACTAT GTCCCTCCCATCATAGCAAGGAAGATATTTAGCCAGGTTTTCTCATTCATGAATGTCCAGCTCTTTAATAG TTTGTTGCTTCGTCGGGAGTGTTGTTCCTTTAGCAATGGAGAATATTTGAAGGCAGGTTTACATGAGTTGGAACTATGGTGTCTTAAAGCAACAGACCAG TTTGCTGGGTCATCTTGGGCTGAACTCAAACACATACGCCAAGCTGTGGGCTTTCTG GTTTTGCATCAAAAGACTCAAAAATCTTTGGAGGAGATCACAAATGAGCTCTGCCCG GTGTTAAGTATTCCACAAATATATCGTATAGGAACTATGTTCTGGGATGACAAGTACGGAGCACATGGATTATCTGCAGAA GTAATTAGCAGAATGAGAGTGATTATGACAGAAGACTCAATAAACATACACAACAGCTCATTCCTTCTAGAGGTGGATTCCAG CATACCATTCTTAATGGAGGAGATGTTCCAGTCCATGAGTGACATCCGCCTATCAGACATGGATGTGGATCCACCACCAATCCTCAGGCAAAGGTCTGACTTCCAATTCTTGTTACAACAAATGGATAGTGACTCTCAGTGA